A genomic window from Apium graveolens cultivar Ventura unplaced genomic scaffold, ASM990537v1 ctg1876, whole genome shotgun sequence includes:
- the LOC141700179 gene encoding uncharacterized protein LOC141700179, whose protein sequence is MDNCKPINGGHIRAKKNHYANNVVVTMTSNQKRKSVYMIRFKSEISLSKKMARLRRTARKSVPGGPYRVEGFRLPEQDPSSGSDSDSEISLTGTHVDPILPSSEEPVFVSSDPEEDPSESSEIPMQISPLRPDSETPAPEPESEMPKTVPVSVGGKLAQDRDFVYSRIPELGAL, encoded by the exons atggataattgcaagccaataaatggtggacatataCGTGCAAAAAAGAATCATTATGCCAATAACGTGGTTGTCACGATGACATCAAATCAGAAgcggaaatctgtatacatgatacgtttcAAGTCTGAGATTTCG ttaagcaagaagatggccaggcttaggcgcactgctcgtaagagcgtacctggtggtccctaccgtgttgagggcttccggttgccagagcag gatcctagtagtggtagtgactcagactcagagattagtttgactggtacccaTGTGGACCCTATTCTCccctcttcagaggagcctgtgtttgttagttcagacccagaggaggacccttctgagagtagtgagatccccatgcagatttcacccttgaggcctgattcagagacccctgcccctgagccagagtcggagatgcctaagactgttcctgtcagtgttggtggcaagttagcccaggaccgagactttgtgtactcccgcattcctgagttgggagctttg